A window of Blastomonas sp. SL216 contains these coding sequences:
- a CDS encoding LacI family DNA-binding transcriptional regulator, which produces MNKAKDGKPTINDVARLAGVSKKTVSRVINRSPLLNSATREKVETVIAELGYVPNPQARALALRRNFLIGLIHDNPNAQMVLGVQEGILSAIRDTEFALVVRPVNRRSPDMLDDVRTFLEQQRLFGVLLLPPISENDALAQLCDELGVSYVRMGSVRLDEDAHMVASNDREAVAKAVGYLVGRGHGRIGFVAGPEGFRSAAERALGYRDALESAGIAIDPAIMAEGSYTFETGIAAGEKLLAASPRPSAIFASNDEMAAGVLHAARSIGMSVPEDLSIIGFDDTAIAAHIWPPLTTVRWPIQAMAKAAAIKLIDPGEAREQPSHFLSDLIERASVAEA; this is translated from the coding sequence GTGAACAAGGCAAAGGACGGCAAGCCGACGATCAACGACGTGGCCCGCCTGGCCGGCGTGTCCAAAAAGACCGTCAGCCGCGTCATCAACCGATCGCCGCTGCTCAATTCCGCCACGCGCGAAAAGGTCGAGACGGTGATTGCCGAGCTTGGCTATGTGCCCAATCCGCAGGCGCGCGCGCTGGCGCTGCGCCGCAATTTCCTGATCGGACTGATCCACGACAACCCCAATGCGCAGATGGTTCTGGGCGTGCAGGAAGGCATATTGTCGGCAATCCGCGACACCGAATTTGCTCTGGTCGTCCGCCCGGTCAACCGCCGGTCGCCAGACATGCTCGACGATGTCCGCACCTTTCTGGAACAGCAGCGGCTGTTCGGCGTGTTGCTGCTGCCGCCGATTTCCGAAAACGACGCACTCGCGCAATTGTGCGACGAACTCGGCGTCAGCTATGTCCGCATGGGCTCGGTGCGCCTCGATGAGGATGCGCATATGGTCGCGTCCAATGATCGCGAGGCGGTGGCCAAGGCGGTCGGCTATCTGGTCGGGCGCGGCCATGGCCGGATAGGCTTTGTCGCCGGGCCTGAAGGCTTCCGTTCGGCAGCCGAGCGCGCGCTGGGCTATCGTGACGCTCTGGAAAGCGCCGGGATCGCGATCGACCCCGCCATCATGGCCGAGGGTAGCTACACCTTCGAAACCGGCATTGCTGCGGGCGAGAAACTGCTCGCCGCCTCCCCCCGCCCCAGCGCGATCTTCGCCAGCAATGACGAGATGGCCGCAGGCGTGCTGCACGCCGCGCGCAGCATCGGCATGTCGGTGCCAGAGGATCTGTCGATCATCGGCTTTGACGATACCGCGATTGCCGCGCATATCTGGCCGCCGCTCACCACCGTCCGCTGGCCGATCCAGGCGATGGCCAAGGCCGCTGCGATCAAGCTGATCGACCCCGGCGAGGCACGCGAGCAGCCCTCGCATTTCCTCTCCGATCTGATCGAACGCGCCTCCGTCGCCGAGGCGTGA
- a CDS encoding altronate dehydratase family protein: MMADAMQVHAADTVAVALRALQAGDRVTLAKTELTVLADIPQGHKFALAPHAAGDAVVKYGLTIGRATHPIMPGEHVHSHNLATALEGELHYAAAARSAPVSDARPEGRTWQGYMRADGRAGTRNEIWILPTVGCVALTAEQIAREAEQRHAGLIAEGRIDGIMAFAHPHGCSQLGDDLAGTRALLAGLAAHPNAAGVLLIGLGCESNQLDALIEAVPAQARARVRTLASQAAGDELAEAGAIVDAMVVEAAQARRENLPLGALVVGLKCGGSDGFSGLTANPLLGRFSERLAAAGGIPILTEIPEIFGAEQALLDRAVDGEVFARAADLVNGFKRYYLDQGLPVSENPSPGNIAGGITTLEEKSAGAVQKAGTAPLTSVIDYGAQAVTPGLALLEAPGNDAVSSTALTAAGATLVLFTTGRGTPLGFPAPTVKVASNRALAQAKPHWIDFDASAALDEGAQATDEAFLKALLAIASGRKTAAERAGQRAIAIWKKGVTL; this comes from the coding sequence ATGATGGCCGATGCGATGCAGGTACATGCCGCAGATACGGTGGCCGTGGCCCTGCGCGCGCTGCAGGCGGGCGATCGCGTCACGCTGGCCAAGACCGAGCTCACGGTGCTCGCCGACATTCCCCAAGGCCATAAATTCGCGCTTGCGCCGCACGCTGCGGGCGATGCGGTGGTCAAATACGGCCTCACCATCGGCCGCGCCACGCACCCGATCATGCCGGGCGAGCATGTGCACAGCCACAATCTGGCGACCGCACTCGAAGGCGAGCTGCATTATGCGGCGGCTGCTCGGTCTGCGCCCGTATCGGATGCCCGGCCCGAGGGGCGGACATGGCAAGGCTATATGCGGGCCGATGGCCGGGCAGGGACCCGCAACGAAATCTGGATCCTTCCCACCGTCGGCTGCGTGGCGCTGACCGCAGAGCAGATCGCGCGCGAGGCCGAGCAGCGACATGCCGGGTTGATCGCCGAAGGGCGGATCGACGGAATCATGGCCTTTGCGCATCCGCATGGCTGTTCGCAGCTGGGCGATGATCTTGCTGGAACCCGCGCGCTGCTTGCGGGGCTGGCGGCGCACCCCAACGCGGCGGGCGTATTGCTGATCGGGCTGGGCTGCGAATCGAACCAGCTCGACGCGCTGATCGAGGCCGTTCCAGCACAGGCGCGCGCCAGGGTCCGCACCCTGGCGTCCCAAGCTGCGGGGGACGAGCTGGCGGAAGCGGGTGCGATTGTCGACGCGATGGTTGTCGAGGCGGCGCAGGCCCGCCGCGAAAACCTGCCGCTCGGCGCGCTGGTCGTCGGGTTGAAATGCGGCGGGTCGGACGGCTTTTCGGGGCTTACCGCCAATCCGTTGCTCGGCCGGTTCAGCGAACGGCTGGCGGCGGCGGGCGGAATCCCGATCCTCACCGAAATTCCAGAGATTTTCGGGGCGGAACAGGCACTGCTCGACCGCGCGGTCGATGGCGAGGTCTTTGCGCGCGCAGCCGATCTCGTGAACGGGTTCAAGCGCTATTATCTCGATCAGGGCCTTCCGGTTTCGGAAAACCCGTCGCCCGGCAATATCGCGGGCGGCATTACCACGCTCGAGGAAAAATCCGCCGGCGCGGTGCAGAAGGCCGGCACGGCACCGCTCACCAGCGTGATCGATTATGGCGCGCAGGCGGTCACGCCCGGCCTCGCCCTGTTGGAGGCCCCCGGCAATGATGCAGTCTCCTCGACCGCACTGACGGCTGCTGGTGCGACCCTGGTGCTGTTCACCACCGGGCGCGGGACGCCGCTGGGCTTCCCCGCGCCCACGGTCAAGGTCGCCTCGAATCGCGCATTGGCACAGGCCAAGCCGCACTGGATCGATTTCGATGCTTCAGCGGCTCTGGACGAAGGTGCGCAGGCGACCGACGAAGCGTTTCTGAAGGCGCTGCTCGCCATCGCCAGCGGGCGCAAAACGGCTGCGGAACGGGCGGGGCAAAGGGCGATAGCAATCTGGAAAAAGGGTGTGACCCTCTAG
- a CDS encoding MFS transporter, whose product MVETAATSARPQALDAAAGRAGRYRWVIVGLLFAATAINYIDRQMIGVLKPTLVAEFGWTETDFAAIVFWFQLAYAIGYIGFGRIVDVLGARLGYAIAIVIWTAGHMAHGLATGVTSFAAARFGLGIGESGNFPAGIKAVTDWFPQRERAFAIGLFNAGANVGAIITPLLVPALVLWFGWREAFYITGIFGVIWLAAWWAIYRHPSEHKSVSAAELAWIQQDPADPVEKIGWGKLLTVRETWAYALGKFLIDPIWWFFLFWLPGYLFERYDMDLKTFGLPLAAIYLISDGGSIFGGWMSSRLIKAGKTPNFARKATMLVCALAVTPIWFAQGIDSVWGAVLIIGLATAAHQAFSANLYTLPSDVFPRGAVGSVVGIGGTVGALGGMGMALFTGYILDSTGSYEILFAICASAYLMALLVVHLLSPRLEPAKV is encoded by the coding sequence ATGGTTGAAACCGCAGCAACGTCGGCACGGCCCCAGGCGCTCGATGCCGCAGCGGGCAGGGCAGGGCGCTATCGCTGGGTGATCGTCGGCCTGCTGTTTGCGGCGACGGCGATCAACTATATCGACCGCCAGATGATCGGCGTGCTCAAGCCCACGCTGGTCGCAGAATTCGGCTGGACCGAAACCGACTTTGCCGCGATCGTCTTCTGGTTCCAGCTGGCTTATGCCATCGGTTATATCGGCTTCGGGCGCATCGTCGATGTGCTGGGCGCGCGGCTGGGCTATGCCATTGCGATCGTCATCTGGACCGCAGGCCATATGGCGCACGGCCTGGCGACCGGGGTGACCAGCTTTGCTGCGGCGCGCTTTGGCCTGGGCATCGGTGAAAGCGGCAACTTCCCCGCCGGGATCAAGGCGGTGACCGACTGGTTCCCGCAGCGCGAGCGCGCCTTTGCCATCGGCCTGTTCAATGCCGGGGCCAATGTCGGCGCGATCATAACGCCGCTGCTGGTGCCGGCGCTGGTGCTGTGGTTCGGCTGGCGCGAAGCCTTTTACATCACCGGCATTTTCGGTGTGATCTGGCTCGCGGCGTGGTGGGCGATCTATCGCCACCCGTCCGAGCACAAGAGCGTGTCTGCGGCTGAACTGGCCTGGATCCAGCAGGACCCTGCCGATCCGGTGGAAAAGATCGGCTGGGGCAAACTGCTCACCGTGCGCGAGACCTGGGCCTATGCGCTGGGCAAGTTCCTGATCGATCCGATCTGGTGGTTCTTCCTGTTCTGGCTGCCGGGCTATCTGTTCGAGCGCTATGACATGGACCTCAAGACCTTCGGCCTGCCGCTCGCCGCGATCTACCTGATCTCGGATGGCGGTTCGATTTTCGGCGGCTGGATGTCCTCGCGCCTGATCAAGGCAGGCAAGACGCCCAATTTCGCGCGCAAGGCGACGATGCTGGTCTGCGCTCTGGCGGTGACGCCGATCTGGTTTGCGCAGGGCATCGACAGCGTCTGGGGCGCGGTGCTGATCATCGGCCTAGCGACAGCCGCGCACCAGGCCTTTTCGGCCAATCTCTATACGCTGCCGTCAGACGTGTTCCCGCGCGGCGCGGTGGGCTCGGTGGTCGGCATCGGCGGCACCGTCGGCGCGCTGGGCGGCATGGGCATGGCGCTGTTCACCGGCTATATCCTCGACAGCACCGGCAGCTACGAAATCCTGTTCGCGATCTGCGCCAGCGCGTATCTGATGGCGCTGCTGGTGGTTCACCTGCTGAGCCCCAGGCTGGAACCGGCCAAGGTCTGA
- a CDS encoding ATP-binding cassette domain-containing protein — protein MRELLDQLPGSVPEASRTPIAFRHSITLSAIRVSRPDRGDTLKGLDLVVPYGGRIGIVGASGSGKSTLLDVLSGLITPVEGMLQVDGQEITSANAAAWRDRMGVVSQNVLLVGHTLREAISFPVRSEDTDQERLLRAVEQTGLTEFVASLSHGLDTALGETMSSLSGGQRQRIALAHALYRAHDLLVLDEATSQLDMESEAVIRSCLQSLPRHIAIVLVTHRTALLDCCDIVYRLEDGRLTQVKEAAVLVAEGPDRQSR, from the coding sequence ATGCGCGAGCTGCTCGATCAATTGCCTGGCTCTGTTCCCGAAGCTTCGCGAACCCCCATTGCCTTTCGCCATTCGATAACACTGTCGGCCATCCGGGTATCGCGGCCCGACCGCGGCGATACGCTCAAGGGGCTCGATCTCGTTGTTCCCTATGGCGGAAGGATCGGGATTGTCGGAGCGAGCGGCTCGGGAAAATCGACGCTGCTGGACGTGCTGAGCGGCCTTATCACTCCCGTGGAGGGGATGTTGCAGGTCGACGGACAGGAGATAACGTCCGCCAATGCCGCCGCATGGCGCGACCGCATGGGCGTGGTCAGCCAGAATGTGCTGCTGGTCGGCCATACCCTGCGCGAAGCGATAAGCTTCCCCGTTCGATCCGAAGACACCGATCAGGAGCGGCTGTTGCGGGCCGTCGAGCAGACAGGCCTCACGGAGTTTGTCGCTTCGCTGTCGCATGGGCTCGACACCGCTTTGGGCGAGACCATGTCAAGCCTGTCCGGCGGACAGCGCCAGCGGATCGCGCTAGCCCATGCCCTGTATCGCGCGCATGACCTGCTGGTGCTGGACGAAGCCACCAGCCAGCTCGACATGGAAAGCGAGGCTGTCATCCGGAGCTGCCTGCAGAGCCTGCCGCGCCATATTGCAATCGTGCTCGTCACGCACCGGACCGCGCTGCTCGATTGCTGCGACATCGTCTATCGGCTGGAGGATGGGCGGCTCACCCAAGTCAAGGAAGCTGCGGTGCTGGTCGCGGAAGGTCCTGATCGTCAAAGCCGGTAA
- a CDS encoding 2-keto-4-pentenoate hydratase, whose protein sequence is MGMELTVSSEVDAVAQAFVSARREARALSAYPGTAPDALAAAYSIQDRAIHIDGRAVAGWKVGRINPPLDGTLGANRLSGPIFADSVVDAAAGQVPDMPVFDGGFAAGEAEILLHVAPGFAGPVPSDDDGTRAILDDVRLGIEIASSPYARINLDGPAVTVSDYGNNAGMVRGAELTGWRDLDLCAIVVRSEIDGAEVGEATAANMLDGPYGAVRFLLANLIERGFDVSNGLWVSTGAITGVHEIAVGQSFRAEFVGHGDVRCRVVAAQPR, encoded by the coding sequence ATGGGGATGGAATTGACGGTGAGTTCGGAGGTCGACGCGGTGGCGCAGGCCTTTGTCAGCGCACGGCGCGAAGCGCGGGCGCTCAGCGCCTATCCGGGCACCGCGCCTGATGCGCTTGCGGCGGCCTATTCGATCCAGGACCGCGCAATCCATATCGACGGCCGCGCTGTTGCCGGCTGGAAGGTCGGGCGGATCAATCCCCCACTCGATGGCACGCTGGGCGCCAATCGGCTGTCCGGGCCGATCTTTGCTGATAGCGTGGTCGATGCCGCTGCCGGCCAGGTGCCCGACATGCCGGTTTTCGACGGCGGCTTTGCGGCGGGCGAGGCGGAAATCCTGCTCCATGTCGCGCCCGGCTTTGCCGGACCCGTGCCCAGCGACGATGACGGCACCCGCGCGATCCTGGATGATGTGCGGCTGGGGATCGAGATTGCCAGCTCGCCTTATGCACGGATCAACCTTGATGGCCCGGCGGTCACCGTATCCGATTACGGCAACAATGCCGGCATGGTGCGCGGCGCAGAGCTGACCGGCTGGCGCGATCTGGACCTGTGCGCGATTGTCGTGCGCAGCGAGATCGACGGGGCTGAGGTCGGCGAGGCGACTGCGGCCAACATGCTCGACGGGCCCTATGGCGCAGTGCGCTTTTTGCTGGCCAATCTGATCGAGCGCGGTTTCGATGTATCGAACGGCCTTTGGGTATCCACCGGCGCGATCACCGGCGTGCACGAGATTGCTGTCGGTCAGTCGTTCCGGGCGGAATTCGTCGGCCATGGCGATGTCCGCTGTCGGGTAGTCGCCGCGCAGCCGCGCTGA
- a CDS encoding polysaccharide pyruvyl transferase family protein, with protein sequence MLAYPGIENLGDVMQSRAARRFLPQVDCLIERERLSTRQHDGPVKLITNGWFMHDATQWPPHPSIDPLPVSMHFVECSKPRVRRWIKSARDVMLSGAGAEWLRAHGPIGARDMVTCETLLAHDIPAYHTGCLTLTLKLDRPVPRGDYLVACDLSPRELAALQRLARGRQVVSVTHLGGETLDQQGQEREVERLLDLYAGAAAVVTTRIHAAQPCLAIGTPVLLLHPRKAARRIADVAQLMHHCSSDVFVRGGCDYDFLAPPANPDRHTALARDLVKRCRAFTGFDDQDLPRPAPQLP encoded by the coding sequence TTGCTGGCATATCCCGGCATCGAGAATCTGGGCGATGTCATGCAATCGCGCGCAGCAAGGCGCTTTCTGCCGCAGGTCGATTGCCTGATCGAGCGCGAGCGCCTTTCTACGAGGCAGCATGACGGCCCGGTCAAGCTGATCACCAATGGCTGGTTCATGCACGATGCGACGCAATGGCCGCCCCACCCGTCTATCGACCCGTTGCCGGTGTCGATGCATTTCGTCGAATGCTCAAAGCCAAGAGTGCGGCGCTGGATCAAGTCCGCCCGCGACGTGATGCTGTCCGGGGCCGGTGCGGAATGGCTGCGCGCGCACGGTCCCATCGGGGCACGCGACATGGTGACCTGCGAAACGCTGCTGGCGCATGACATACCTGCCTATCACACCGGCTGCCTCACGCTGACGCTCAAGCTCGATCGGCCGGTCCCGCGCGGGGATTATCTGGTGGCCTGTGACCTCAGCCCCCGGGAGCTTGCCGCGCTGCAGCGCCTGGCCAGGGGAAGGCAGGTTGTCAGCGTCACCCATCTGGGTGGCGAAACGCTGGATCAGCAGGGTCAGGAGCGGGAGGTCGAACGCCTGCTTGACCTTTACGCCGGGGCTGCAGCGGTGGTGACCACGCGCATCCATGCAGCGCAGCCATGCCTGGCGATCGGAACTCCGGTGCTGCTGCTGCACCCCAGAAAGGCGGCGCGCCGGATTGCCGATGTGGCTCAGCTGATGCACCATTGTTCATCGGATGTGTTTGTCCGGGGCGGCTGCGATTACGATTTTCTCGCGCCACCGGCCAATCCGGATCGCCACACCGCGCTTGCGCGGGATCTGGTCAAGCGCTGCCGCGCGTTTACCGGCTTTGACGATCAGGACCTTCCGCGACCAGCACCGCAGCTTCCTTGA
- a CDS encoding RpiB/LacA/LacB family sugar-phosphate isomerase, with translation MKIALITENSQAAKNGIIHEALTDVAVPLGHEVFNYGMYTAEDEASLTYVMNGLLSGILLNSGAADFVVTGCGTGMGSMLACNAMPGVFCGLVIDPTDAFLFGQINDGNAISMPYAKGFGWAAELNLRDCYAKLFDGERGLGYPKERAAIMAKNRGILKDLKAASCHDMLTVLKTVDQDLLKAAVAGERFAEYFYPNCQDEAIAAYLRELTA, from the coding sequence ATGAAGATCGCCCTGATCACCGAAAACAGCCAGGCCGCCAAGAACGGCATCATTCACGAAGCGCTGACCGATGTCGCCGTGCCTTTGGGGCATGAGGTGTTCAACTACGGCATGTACACTGCCGAGGATGAAGCCTCGCTGACCTATGTGATGAACGGCCTGCTCTCCGGCATCCTGCTCAATTCGGGCGCGGCGGACTTCGTCGTTACCGGCTGCGGCACCGGCATGGGATCGATGCTCGCCTGCAACGCGATGCCCGGCGTGTTCTGTGGTCTGGTCATCGACCCGACCGACGCCTTTCTGTTCGGCCAGATCAATGACGGCAACGCCATTTCCATGCCCTATGCCAAGGGCTTTGGCTGGGCGGCAGAGCTGAACCTGCGCGATTGCTATGCCAAGCTGTTCGACGGCGAACGCGGCCTGGGCTATCCCAAGGAGCGTGCCGCGATCATGGCCAAGAACCGCGGCATCCTGAAGGACCTCAAGGCGGCGTCGTGCCACGACATGCTGACGGTGCTCAAGACCGTCGATCAGGACCTGCTCAAGGCAGCGGTGGCGGGCGAGCGCTTTGCCGAGTATTTTTATCCCAATTGCCAGGATGAGGCGATCGCCGCCTATCTGCGCGAACTGACCGCCTGA
- a CDS encoding sugar kinase — translation MTGPVVCFGEMLLRLSPPGAQMMVQAQSLDMVVGGAEANVAAALASLGHHARMATLLPSSPLGDRARAELGAAGVDTRFVARAAGRMGLYFLEPGAGLRPSSITYDRAGSAFALADPQAIDLKGALDGAALLHMSGITPALGPGGVALAEAAVAEAEAAGVPICFDGNYRALLWESWDSDPRAILNRLVGAATVLIGNHRDISLLLGKSFSGDGAERRREAVEAAFAAFPKLQLVASTARHIVSSDHHRIAARVDTRDAKHQTAEIDVTGIVDRIGTGDSFAAGVLHQYLQGGDAQAMAECGLALAALKHSLPGDFCLIGPQELAAFSAQGGDVRR, via the coding sequence GTGACGGGGCCTGTCGTCTGTTTCGGCGAGATGCTGCTGCGCCTGTCGCCTCCGGGCGCGCAGATGATGGTCCAGGCGCAGAGCCTCGACATGGTCGTGGGCGGTGCGGAGGCCAATGTCGCCGCCGCGCTGGCCTCGCTCGGCCATCATGCCCGCATGGCGACGCTGCTCCCCTCCTCTCCGCTGGGCGACAGGGCACGGGCAGAACTCGGCGCTGCGGGCGTGGACACGCGCTTCGTCGCGCGCGCCGCTGGCCGCATGGGCCTGTACTTTCTGGAGCCGGGCGCAGGGCTCAGGCCATCATCGATTACCTATGACCGGGCCGGATCGGCCTTTGCGCTGGCTGATCCGCAAGCGATCGACCTCAAGGGCGCGCTCGACGGCGCAGCGCTGCTGCACATGTCGGGCATCACTCCCGCACTGGGCCCCGGCGGCGTTGCGCTCGCCGAAGCAGCGGTGGCGGAAGCAGAGGCGGCGGGCGTGCCGATCTGCTTCGACGGCAATTATCGCGCGCTGCTGTGGGAAAGCTGGGACAGCGACCCGCGTGCTATCCTCAACCGGCTGGTCGGCGCGGCGACCGTGCTCATCGGCAACCATCGCGACATATCGCTGCTGCTGGGCAAGAGCTTTTCGGGCGATGGCGCAGAACGGCGGCGCGAAGCGGTGGAAGCGGCCTTTGCGGCCTTCCCCAAGCTACAGCTCGTCGCCTCGACCGCGCGGCATATCGTCAGCAGCGATCATCACCGCATTGCCGCGCGCGTCGACACCCGCGATGCCAAGCATCAGACAGCGGAGATCGATGTCACAGGCATTGTCGACCGGATCGGCACCGGCGATAGCTTTGCTGCCGGCGTGCTGCACCAGTATCTGCAAGGCGGCGATGCGCAGGCAATGGCCGAATGCGGACTGGCGCTTGCCGCGCTCAAGCATTCGCTGCCGGGCGATTTCTGCCTGATCGGGCCGCAGGAACTGGCCGCGTTTTCAGCCCAGGGCGGCGATGTCCGCCGCTGA
- a CDS encoding carboxylesterase family protein, which yields MSAAELSRRALLAGGTALFAAPALARRIDPRAGRFTGLREDGVLAFKGIRYGRAERFARAAPEPLINARVLAQQFGPIAPQRGNAELPQSEDCLFLNVWTPETHAAAKRPVMVYFHGGAYSNGTVTDPLTHGHRLAAQGDVVVVTVNQRLNAFGYAWLKPFGARFADSGNLGQLDLVLALQWVRKNIAEFGGDPDRVMVFGQSGGGAKIATLMAMPQADGLFHRAATMSGQQVTASGPGNAWKRTQALMTAMKLATDDVDGLRTAPAARIVDALAATDPVIGGSLYFGPVLDMTNLPRHPFWPDAAPQSLAIPMILGNTREETRAFIDPRGARLQGLDWSNIARRIAAEVKIDLDPEWVVARYREHYPDWTPERLFYAATTDGRSWPGQVIEADARATAGAKATWVYQLDRRSPVDPLRGAAHTDDIPYVFGTLDAPGSYSGTNEGARRTRDLMMSAFASLARTGKPGLADWTAYGLPDRATLVVGDSAARAINDPRRFERELWATAPYIQPGS from the coding sequence ATGTCCGCCGCTGAGCTGAGCCGGCGGGCGCTGCTCGCTGGCGGCACCGCACTGTTCGCTGCCCCTGCGCTGGCCCGGCGAATCGATCCGCGCGCCGGGCGATTTACCGGGCTGCGCGAGGACGGCGTGCTGGCCTTCAAGGGCATCCGCTATGGCCGCGCCGAGCGCTTTGCCCGCGCTGCGCCTGAACCCCTGATCAACGCCAGGGTGCTCGCCCAGCAATTCGGCCCGATCGCGCCGCAGCGGGGCAATGCAGAGCTGCCGCAGTCCGAGGATTGCCTGTTCCTCAACGTCTGGACGCCGGAAACGCATGCTGCAGCCAAGCGCCCGGTCATGGTCTATTTTCATGGCGGCGCGTACAGCAACGGCACCGTCACCGATCCGCTGACCCATGGCCACAGGCTCGCCGCGCAGGGCGATGTCGTGGTGGTGACGGTCAACCAGCGGCTCAACGCCTTTGGCTATGCCTGGCTCAAGCCCTTTGGCGCGCGCTTTGCCGATAGCGGCAATCTGGGCCAGCTCGACCTTGTCCTCGCGCTGCAATGGGTACGAAAAAACATCGCCGAGTTCGGTGGCGATCCGGATCGCGTGATGGTGTTCGGCCAATCGGGCGGCGGGGCGAAGATCGCAACACTGATGGCCATGCCCCAGGCTGACGGCCTGTTTCACCGCGCCGCCACGATGAGCGGACAACAGGTGACTGCCAGCGGCCCAGGCAATGCCTGGAAGCGCACCCAGGCGCTGATGACGGCGATGAAGCTCGCGACAGATGATGTCGACGGCCTGCGCACAGCGCCTGCCGCGCGCATTGTCGACGCGCTGGCCGCCACCGATCCGGTGATCGGCGGATCGCTCTATTTCGGGCCGGTGCTCGACATGACCAACCTGCCGCGCCACCCGTTCTGGCCCGATGCAGCGCCACAGTCGCTCGCCATTCCGATGATCCTCGGCAACACGCGCGAGGAAACGCGCGCCTTTATCGATCCGCGCGGGGCCAGGCTGCAAGGGCTGGACTGGAGCAATATCGCGCGGCGCATCGCGGCCGAAGTGAAGATCGATCTCGACCCCGAATGGGTCGTCGCCCGCTACCGCGAACATTATCCGGACTGGACGCCCGAACGGCTCTTCTATGCCGCGACCACCGATGGGCGGTCATGGCCGGGCCAGGTGATCGAGGCGGATGCGCGCGCGACAGCAGGCGCGAAAGCCACCTGGGTGTACCAGCTCGATCGCCGCTCGCCCGTCGATCCGCTGCGCGGTGCGGCGCATACCGATGACATTCCCTATGTCTTCGGCACGCTCGATGCGCCGGGCAGCTATAGCGGGACGAACGAAGGCGCGCGCCGCACGCGCGATCTGATGATGTCGGCCTTTGCCAGCCTTGCCAGAACCGGAAAGCCGGGCCTTGCCGATTGGACGGCCTATGGCCTGCCCGATCGCGCGACGCTGGTGGTGGGCGATAGCGCGGCGCGCGCGATCAACGATCCCCGCCGATTCGAGCGGGAGCTGTGGGCGACGGCGCCGTACATTCAGCCGGGCAGCTGA
- the kduD gene encoding 2-dehydro-3-deoxy-D-gluconate 5-dehydrogenase KduD has protein sequence MTNGLFDLSGRVAVVTGANTGIGQGIALALAQAGADIAAVGRTPADDTAAKVRALGRRCELVAADLGTIAPVQAVIDQVLASLGGLDILVNNAGIIRRADAVDFTEEDWDAVVDTNLKSVFFLSQAAGRHMIAQREKTVRRGKIINIASMLSFQGGIRVPSYTASKSGLAGLTKLLACEWAAKGVNVNAIAPGYIATNNTAALQADETRNRQIMERIPEGRWGDPADIGGAAVFLASSAADYVQGHVLAVDGGWLAR, from the coding sequence ATGACGAACGGGCTTTTCGACCTTTCGGGTCGCGTTGCAGTCGTGACGGGGGCCAATACCGGCATCGGCCAGGGCATTGCGCTGGCGCTGGCGCAGGCGGGTGCGGATATCGCCGCCGTGGGCCGTACGCCTGCCGATGACACTGCCGCCAAGGTCCGCGCGCTGGGTCGCCGGTGCGAACTGGTAGCGGCAGATCTCGGCACCATTGCCCCGGTCCAGGCCGTGATCGATCAGGTGCTGGCATCGCTTGGCGGGCTCGACATTCTGGTCAACAATGCCGGCATCATCCGCCGCGCCGATGCGGTCGATTTTACCGAGGAGGATTGGGATGCGGTGGTTGATACCAACCTCAAGTCGGTCTTCTTCCTCAGCCAGGCGGCCGGACGGCACATGATCGCACAGCGCGAAAAGACCGTACGGCGCGGCAAGATCATCAACATCGCATCGATGCTGAGCTTCCAGGGCGGCATCCGCGTGCCCAGCTACACCGCGAGCAAGAGCGGCCTTGCCGGCCTCACCAAGCTGCTCGCCTGCGAATGGGCGGCCAAGGGCGTCAATGTCAACGCCATCGCGCCGGGCTATATCGCCACCAACAATACCGCGGCGCTGCAGGCCGATGAGACGCGCAACCGGCAGATCATGGAACGCATCCCCGAAGGCCGCTGGGGCGATCCCGCGGACATTGGCGGGGCGGCGGTGTTTCTTGCCAGCAGTGCTGCGGATTATGTCCAGGGCCATGTGCTGGCAGTCGATGGCGGGTGGCTCGCCCGGTGA